Proteins encoded in a region of the Candidozyma auris chromosome 7, complete sequence genome:
- the BUD6 gene encoding Bud6p has translation MNRSSSASSSSSSKHVSSSTIDSSVTRLLVSTKHLLESLTQWTRQEVDDKFVSDAYVKLGNDFRAAVRAFSNARIDVSDIGDVPKALRIVLESALSEPPSQENLDRFLPNIRSIIVNLLQNLKQKQLKVKGQEDSLSSKPQMKSSFTGKHELTNRPSVQRDSKSLDEFSSYANSVEMSGACLSSKEYEGSKEGRNKKDALKQLQETKAISRRASKRFSAYQFAKLANASKPTLPPVAGNLDEPEIVSTKSEASIENRRSVTAFFTIGDKTKKVDLEKPITMASIRLCFVERFGYSPGSTIFPDIYIEDKKNNVSFELEEHQIENEIVDGVVLFLKEQSKVAITEDVHSKIKDIEANLKQFTAEIRYLLDGFADSVKLATQTSNTPFMANSNSVAKVNKELTDIARELRTIKQIQSSHKNDVSKFVNDSIALTTKLREVSWDEPVASGRQYMDNSYAKLSGNSDYLLTKVDDLSDLMEALRKDVAQRGVRIGEKQLKNAESEIESAKFALHSLRDFIGHEKPMWKKLWEQELDKVCEEQQFITLQDDLTRDLAEDIKKLEETFDLIKKCSTQQGRITVNRRYDFASRMNLLESGESLHGIKDAIMSEVAALVPNHTDRLEAIAKAERIRHKERELMGGDQFQEELGAFVSEHRLKKSGGIEELERLRRAKDDEILKMTFGGV, from the coding sequence ATGAATCGATCAAGCTCTGCGTCCTCTTCATCGAGTTCAAAGCATGTAAGCTCGAGCACGATAGATAGCAGTGTAACACGTCTTCTAGTGTCGACCAAGCATTTGTTGGAGAGCCTAACACAATGGACGAGGCAAGAGGTGGACGATAAGTTTGTGTCCGACGCTTACGTGAAGTTGGGCAACGATTTCCGAGCAGCTGTCAGGGCCTTTTCAAATGCCAGAATTGACGTATCTGATATTGGAGATGTCCCCAAGGCACTAAGGATTGTTTTGGAATCTGCTCTTAGTGAGCCCCCCAGTCAAGAGAATTTAGATCGCTTTCTTCCGAACATCAGAAGCATCATAGTGAATCTTTTGCAGAATCTAAAGCAGAAACAACTCAAGGTCAAAGGGCAAGAAGACAGTCTTAGCTCCAAACCCCAAATGAAAAGCTCCTTCACAGGGAAGCACGAATTGACAAATCGACCTTCTGTACAAAGAGATAGCAAAAGTCTTGATGAGTTCAGCTCATATGCCAATAGTGTGGAAATGAGTGGGGCATGCTTGAGTCTGAAGGAGTATGAGGGCCTGAAGGAgggaagaaacaagaaagacGCTCTCAAACAGTTGCAAGAGACTAAGGCTATCCTGCGAAGAGCATCAAAGCGATTTAGTGCATATCAATTTGCAAAGCTTGCTAATGCATCCAAGCCTACACTACCGCCGGTGGCTGGGAATTTAGATGAGCCAGAGATCGTTAGTACAAAAAGCGAGGCGTCGATTGAGAATCGGCGATCTGTAACAGCCTTTTTCACGATTGGTgacaaaacaaaaaaagtCGACCTAGAAAAACCCATAACCATGGCCTCCATTAGGCTCTGCTTCGTTGAAAGGTTTGGTTATTCACCTGGAAGCACAATATTTCCAGATATCTACATTgaagataaaaaaaacaacGTATCTTTTGAACTTGAGGAGCATCAAATTGAAAACGAAATCGTTGATGGAGTTGTATTATTTTTAAAGGAGCAAAGCAAAGTTGCAATAACGGAGGATGTACACTCTAAGATTAAGGATATCGAAGCTAACCTCAAACAATTCACTGCTGAGATAAGGTATCTTCTAGATGGTTTCGCAGATAGCGTCAAGCTTGCAACACAGACTCTGAACACTCCGTTCATGGCAAATTCGAACTCTGTGGCTAAAGTGAACAAAGAACTTACTGATATTGCTCGGGAATTGCGAACTATTAAACAGATCCAAAGCTCTCATAAAAATGATGTACTGAAGTTTGTGAATGATTCAATTGCGCTTACTACGAAGCTTAGGGAAGTCTCGTGGGACGAGCCGGTTGCCTCAGGTCGCCAGTACATGGATAATTCCTATGCAAAACTATCGGGAAACTCTGATTACCTTCTCACAAAGGTCGATGACCTACTGGACTTGATGGAGGCCCTCAGAAAGGATGTTGCACAACGGGGTGTGAGAATCGGAGAGAAACAACTTAAAAATGCAGAGTCGGAGATAGAGTCAGCAAAATTTGCTTTGCATTCCCTCAGAGATTTTATTGGGCATGAAAAACCGATGTGGAAGAAACTCTGGGAACAAGAGCTAGATAAAGTTTGTGAAGAGCAGCAATTCATTACCTTGCAAGATGATCTCACAAGAGATTTAGCCGAGGATatcaagaaattggaaGAGACATTTGACTTGATTAAAAAATGTTCTACTCAACAAGGGCGTATTACGGTGAATAGACGCTATGATTTTGCTAGTAGGATGAATTTACTCGAGTCCGGGGAAAGCTTACATGGTATCAAAGATGCCATCATGAGTGAAGTGGCCGCGTTGGTTCCAAACCACACAGATCGCCTCGAGGCGATAGCAAAGGCTGAAAGAATACGACATAAGGAAAGGGAATTGATGGGGGGTGATCAATtccaagaagagcttgGCGCTTTTGTTTCAGAGCATCGCTTAAAGAAATCTGGAGGGATAGAGGAATTAGAACGACTAAGAAGAGCTAAGGATGATGAGATTTTAAAAATGACTTTTGGTGGAGTTTGA
- a CDS encoding phosphatidylinositol-3,5-bisphosphate 5-phosphatase: MVHPHGMNHNSSDNENEESPDLSHVPDGSSQANFYHEADRFAENLLGTEGFDDFEATTSERSSDRKGYERNNRRIILQRFTIYNSSTTMYIVGSNAKESLFRIIEITSDSERGTLSIIEEKNFFYTRNDVIELMKGLNESIEGGIHKIAHAYGLLGFIRFTGAYYLSIITKCSQVALVGGHFVYHVDETKLIPLSLEYRRPNKYSDEEKLLSIFKYLDLGKTFYFSYTYDLTNTLQTNLLRLRQYDKGHRDPDNHKTSLNVRFVWNGRLLRPVNETDIATYEWFQPIVHGFIDQASISIYGRRLFITIIARRSHHFAGARFLKRGVNHKGDVANEVETEQIVNDMLTTSFHSPEYGLFANPRFTSYVQHRGSIPLYWTQDLNRLPKPPIEINLSDPFYQSSAQHFDDLMRRYGLPIIIVNLIKTKEKHPRESKLSRQFINCVTYLNQFLPEPYKLQYHSFDMSKHSKKNADVIGPLESLAKSSIEKTGFFHNGKTLVETKIQRGIIRTNCIDCLDRTNAAQFIICKEALYQQLKSLGFLASPSSLDYDSDLINILTEMFHDHGDTIAVQYGGSNLVNTMDSYRRINQWSSHTRDILNSIKRIYSNSFIDVIRQEAINLFLGNYIYSPEKPKLWELQNDYYLHNQGLAVDFSNKVSYIRWYNENAVKSLIRSENDTLLFPLRQLRLDINELSDNWFNECYIPKKFQSFTNVYQFNMNSNARYFPNSTNEAKSFDYSPFGSRRGKYIPKHHNQHRSHSVDNEMVNTTTSETRSIESSATNVRDFGVQPNENNFSARILCSSADASLFSIILSHPSRFLHEQKKASLIRPIALDEKEEEFYRTKTQPPSFGYCLSTSHKFVSSDDTQHYISYLEDFLQTTVFMTTEQYV; this comes from the coding sequence ATGGTTCACCCTCACGGTATGAATCATAACTCTAGTGATAATGAAAATGAGGAATCACCGGACTTGAGTCATGTCCCAGATGGCTCATCTCAAGCCAATTTCTATCACGAAGCTGATCGTTTTGCAGAGAATCTCCTAGGCACAGAGGGATTCGACGATTTTGAAGCGACCACCTCAGAAAGAAGTTCGGATCGGAAAGGATATGAACGAAACAACAGACGCATAATTTTGCAGCGGTTCACTATTTATAACTCCAGTACCACCATGTATATTGTAGGGAGTAATGCGAAAGAAAGTCTCTTTCGAATAATCGAGATAACTTCGGACTCTGAGAGAGGCACTCTCTCCATAATCGAAGAGAAAAATTTCTTTTACACAAGAAACGATGTCATagagttgatgaaaggGTTAAATGAATCGATAGAGGGTGGTATACACAAGATTGCACACGCCTATGGACTCTTGGGCTTCATCAGGTTTACTGGTGCATATTATCTATCTATCATAACGAAATGTAGTCAAGTTGCTTTGGTTGGCGGGCATTTTGTGTACCATGTGGATGAAACAAAACTCATCCCTCTCTCACTTGAATATCGGCGGCCTAATAAGTATAGCGATGAGGAGAAATTACTATCCATATTCAAGTATCTTGATTTGGGCAAGACCTTCTATTTTAGCTACACTTATGATCTCACAAACACTCTTCAAACAAATTTATTGAGATTACGGCAATATGATAAGGGCCACCGTGACCCCGATAATCATAAAACAAGCTTAAATGTCAGGTTCGTATGGAATGGACGTCTTCTCAGACCTGTTAATGAAACAGACATCGCTACTTACGAGTGGTTTCAGCCGATTGTGCATGGCTTCATTGACCAGGCCAGCATATCCATCTACGGTCGAAGGCTTTTTATAACTATCATTGCTAGGCGTTCACATCATTTTGCTGGAGCACGATTTTTAAAACGCGGTGTCAATCACAAAGGTGACGTGGCGAACGAAGTAGAGACAGAGCAGATCGTTAATGATATGTTGACGACTTCATTTCATAGTCCTGAATATGGTCTTTTCGCCAATCCGAGGTTCACAAGTTATGTTCAGCATAGAGGCTCGATTCCACTTTACTGGACACAAGACCTCAATCGTCTTCCTAAACCCCCGATTGAGATCAATCTATCAGATCCATTTTATCAGAGTTCTGCTCAACATTTTGAcgatttgatgagaagataCGGCCTACCCATAATCATcgtcaacctcatcaaaaCAAAGGAGAAACATCCTAGAGAACTGAAACTCAGCAGGCAGTTCATTAATTGTGTGACGTATTTGAATCAGTTTTTACCTGAGCCTTACAAACTACAGTATCACTCCTTTGACATGTCAAAACAttcgaaaaaaaatgcaGATGTTATTGGCCCCTTGGAGTCCCtagcaaaatcaagcatTGAAAAGACTGGATTTTTTCATAATGGCAAAACTTTAGTAGAGACTAAGATCCAAAGAGGTATAATACGAACAAATTGCATAGACTGCTTGGATCGTACAAATGCGGCCCAattcatcatttgcaaGGAGGCCTTGTACCAGCAGCTAAAAAGCCTCGGATTTCTCGCGTCTCCGTCGAGCTTAGACTATGATTCAGATTTAATCAACATTCTCACAGAGATGTTCCATGATCATGGAGATACTATAGCCGTCCAATATGGCGGATCCAATTTGGTCAATACTATGGACTCATACAGGCGAATAAATCAGTGGAGCTCGCATACAAGAGATATTTTGAACAGCATCAAAAGAATTTACTCTAACTCCTTCATCGATGTTATTAGACAAGAAGCTATCAACTTATTTTTGGGAAACTATATCTATAGTCCAGAAAAGCCTAAATTGTGGGAATTACAGAATGACTACTACTTGCACAATCAAGGACTTGCAGTCGACTTCTCCAATAAGGTTAGCTATATCCGTTGGTATAATGAAAACGCTGTTAAAAGTTTAATAAGGAGTGAAAACGATACACTCTTGTTTCCTTTGCGACAACTTCGACTCGATATAAACGAGCTTTCTGATAATTGGTTTAACGAGTGCTACATTCCGAAGAAATTTCAGTCTTTCACAAACGTATATCAGTTTAATATGAACTCAAACGCCAGATATTTTCCGAATAGCACCAATGAAGCGAAATCGTTTGATTACAGCCCGTTTGGATCACGCAGAGGGAAATATATACCAAAACATCATAATCAACATCGCTCACATTCTGTCGATAATGAGATGGTCAATACGACAACAAGTGAGACAAGACTGATTGAATCAAGTGCAACGAACGTTCGCGATTTTGGAGTGCAACCCAACGAAAATAACTTTTCGGCAAGAATACTTTGTTCCTCTGCGGATGCAAGTTTGTTCTCAATCATATTGTCACACCCTCTGCGATTTCTACatgagcaaaagaaggcgAGTTTAATTAGGCCAATAGCGCTTGAtgaaaaggaagaggagtttTACAGAACAAAAACACAACCTCCATCGTTCGGTTATTGTCTCAGCACACTGCACAAGTTCGTTAGCTCGGACGACACACAGCACTACATATCCTACTTGGaagattttcttcaaacaaCGGTTTTCATGACCACTGAGCAATATGTTTAG
- the SBA1 gene encoding Hsp90 cochaperone SBA1, with protein sequence MVIHPVVTWAQRSNETEADKNLLFLTIEVQDPQDTKIELTSDALRFSAQSPNGLDTFELNLEFFAQIDPKNSHWNEAGNHISFIIRKAEAQAEYWPRLLKEKLKLHYIKTDFDKWVDEDEQDDQNDDSNLDMANLMGGGGSGSPGDLDFSKLLSGAGAGGGETPDISALASQLGNADSSNPVDEKDEDEEKESK encoded by the coding sequence ATGGTTATTCATCCTGTCGTTACCTGGGCCCAGCGCTCCAATGAGACTGAAGCTGATAAAAATTTGTTGTTCCTAACTATTGAGGTCCAAGATCCTCAGGACACCAAGATAGAATTGACCTCTGACGCTCTTAGGTTCTCGGCCCAATCACCAAATGGTTTGGATACTTTTGAGTTGAACTTGGAATTTTTTGCCCAGATCGACCCCAAAAACTCTCATTGGAATGAAGCTGGCAATCACATATCTTTCATTATTCGTAAGGCCGAAGCCCAAGCTGAGTACTGGCCAAGATTGTTAAAAGAGAAACTAAAACTCCACTATATAAAAACAGATTTCGACAAATGGGTCGATGAGGATGAGCAAGATGATCAAAACGACGATTCCAACTTGGATATGGCTAATTTGATGGGTGGCGGTGGTTCAGGATCACCAGGTGACTTAGATTTTTCGAAGCTTTTGTCTGGTGCAGGTGCTGGAGGAGGTGAAACTCCAGACATCAGTGCGTTAGCTAGTCAATTGGGAAATGCAGACTCTAGCAATCctgttgatgaaaaagatgaagacgaggaaaaagagagcaAATGA